The nucleotide window ATGACGGCTTTGGATGAGGTTTTGCATATTGTGCGGCGGGGCGACGATGAGAGGGTGGTTATGAATGCCAGATTGGACCGGCTGGACGCCCAAAAGGCCGACAAAACCGAAGTGGAGCGCCTCCGCTGAAGCTATAGCATATAGCGCTTGAAGGGGCCAAGCCACGCCACGCCATAGGCGGAGGCTCCGCTTTGCCACCGCTTTGCGGGGCAAGCGGGGCCGTTGGCAGGAAGCGTAAGCGGAAAAATAAAGGTTCATATAGGAATGCCATAAAAAATTCTGCAAAAATTCTGCATAAGGGTATTGACAAACAGCATGGTTTTATGATAGCCTTGTATCGTAGCTTTGGGGAGCGGATGGCGCCGGACAATATTTTAAAGCAAAACAAAGCGATTGTAAAAACATTTAACTTGTGGTGAGTTAATCGAACCAAATGAAACCCCGAAATGAAATAAATTGTCTTGGCATGAAAATTGCCAAGCAAGCAAGCAAGCAAGAATAACACCCCCTTATATAGAAAAGAGGGCGTAATAAATACTAAGGCTTCGGGTCTTCCGTAAACGGAAGGCGCGAGGCCTTTTTGTTTGACCTAACCCCCGGCCCCACTTCGTTTGTCTATTGTTTGTTACCCTCAGTGCAGGCTTTTCCGAGTCGGGAAGGGGCGAAGGGGTTGGGTCCGTAACAATAAATCAACCACAAGGAGAAAAATTATGGCGCGCAGAAGCAGGTCGTTTGGAGACGAGTTAAATGCCTGGAGAATATGCCTGGAAGGCCACAAGAACAACACGGCGGACTTTGTCTTTTTAAAAAAGGAACTGGCCGGCTTTGAGCAATTGATTGCCAGGGCCGACAAAGAAAACGCCAAGCAGGAAAAGTTGAAGGCCGATCTGCTGGCCCAGACCAAAGTAGTGGACGATATTGTAAACAGCGGCCGCAAAACATACGCTTCACTTTTGCGCTATGCCAAGGCCAAGTATGGGCCGAACAGCGCCAAGATCAAGGAATTTTTGTCCAAGACCGAGGGGGTGACAAGGGCCAAGAAGACCGCCAAGGCGGGCTGACCGCCTTAACCCAACCCCGTCCCTTCCCTTGAGGGAAGGGAGAAAGGGTTAGGTTAGAGGGAACGAGGGGGCGGTCAAAGCCCCGGGCAAATGCCTTGGAATCTAAGGCATTTGCCTTAAAGGGTAAGGTACTTGCCCCAAGGTCCAAGGCACATGCCTTAAGGTCCAAGGCAACTGCCTTAAGGTCTAAGGCAAATGCCTTAAAGGGCAAGGCAATTGGCAGAAGGGATGGGGTCTATGCCTGAAGGGTTAAGGCAAATGCCCCAAAGCACGGGGCAAACGGTTTGGAAATTAAGGTATGTAGCGGTCATCGTTACATGCTTGAACCAATAAACAGGAGGAAGAACCATGTTCAAAAAATTAATTCTTCCGTGCGTGGCGATTGTAACAATCGCGTTACTGTGCCTGCTTGCGGGCTGCAGCAAGAAGAACCCGGCTTCGGCGCCGCCGCCGCCCAGCGATCAAATCGTATATTCGGAAAATCTTATTTTGCCCGAAACCACCAGCACCTTTCAAAGCGCCAGTTGGCATGGCGATTCGCTCTACTTGTATTTTAGTTCCTCAAGCAAGCCAAAAGTAAATATTGGCGATATTGTCCTCGGCCAATATGAGGGCGGCTATCTGCGCAGGATTTACGGAATTATCGATACCACCGGCAGCAAACTATTTTTGTCAACCAAACAAGCCACCATGAAAGACATAATAAAATCCGGCGTCATAGACACCGTCGCCAATATCCAGCCGAAAGCGTATAGCAGCATCGGTAAATGTAAAAATGTTGAATATGCCGTCAAAACGGATGACGGACAAAGCTTGAAAATGGCAACGGAAATAGACGGCGGTTATGTCAAGCCGAAAGACCTTGGCTTTGAAGTAAAGTTATACGGCGTGCGGATAATCATCGAAGATCAGGACACGATACGACTTGATTCCCTGGCTTTTACCGGAACCATTGGCATGACGATAAAGGCGCGTTACGGCGTTTCGGGAGTTGAATACCTTAAAGTCGCTTTTACCAGAAGCATGACCCTGCAGGCGGCGCCGGTATTGAAGAAGATTAGTTTGTTGAATTACAGGTTTAAAAAGACCATTGTTGAAATGCCCATAGGCGGATTTGTCATATTTGGCATTCCCATTTTCGTCAATCTTGAGCCGCAATGGTGCATTGACGCAAAATTGGCCAGTGTTTCGCTATCGATCCCCAGCGTAGGGTGCACTATTACGGGCACGGAAGGGCTGGAGTATAACAACGGAACAATCAGCCCGGTGGCCAGCGTTGGCTTAAACCCGTTTATAAGCACGCCGCAATTGAATATATCCAGCAAGGCGGAGCTTGGCCTGCCGGTGCATTTGGACGTAACCTTTAAAGTGGTAAATGTGGCCGGCGGCGGCCTGGGCGCCGGCCCGTTGGGTTATGTTACTTTTGATCCGATAACTACAAGTTTGGACTACGGGGTTTTATGCGAATTGCGCCCGGTGTTTTTGTTCAAAATATTCGGGGTTGGGGTTGATTATTCATTTGTAGCTTATCAATACAAGAAATCCTTTGCGCCAAGCGGTTCAACCAATAAACCGCCCATTATTGGCGCTTTTACCGCTAATCCAACAAACGGATACAGGCCGTTAAACGTAAGGTTTACCTATGCCGTCAGCGATTCCGACGGGGACAATTTAAGCCGGGTCATAAAATACAGCGCGAACGACAGCTCCATTTTGTCGTCCAACTCCGGGTATTTGGACCATACATTCAATGCGACGGGCATTTACGATGTGGATTTTATTGTTTCGGACGGTAAAACCGGCGGCACGGTTTATTCCAATGTGGCAATAACGGTCAGCGACAGCTCAAGCAACAATCCCCCGTTATTGAATATGAGCGTTAATCCGCAGTACGGCAATGCGCCGTTAACGGCAAGCGTCGGCTATAATGTGTCGGACCCCGACGGCGATATGGCGGTTACGTATATAAGTTATGGCGAAGGGAAAACAGACACTTTAACCCAGCAAAGCGGCAGTAAAACCCATGTTTACAATAATACCGGGCAATACAAGGTTAAGATTACTTCCAGCGATGGGCGCGGCGGCATTGCGAGAGACAGCGTATTTGTGAATGTTTCGCAGTCTTCAAGTATTGCCATAGAATGGATCTCCATCCCGGCCGGGAACTTTAAAATGGGCAGCCTACCCGGAGATCCCTATGCGCAGACCGATGAACTGCCCCAGCATACGGTTTACCTTGACGCGTTTCAGATAAGCAAATACGAAATAACCAACGGCCAGTATAAGGTCTTTCTGGATGCCGGAGGCTATAGCAATTCCGCCTATTGGACTGCTGACGGCTGGAACTGGAGAACAACCAACAGCATCACCGAACCGTATTGGTGGTCAACCGGTAATTACAACAGCGGCACGGCCTTCCCCAATCACCCGGTGATGGGAGTAAGCTGGTATGAGGCTTATGCCTTTTGCAACTGGGCGGGCGGCAGCCTGCCCACCGAGGCCCAGTGGGAAAAGGCGGCCCGGGGCACGGACTCTACCAACTACTGGCCCTGGGGCAGCGCCTGGGATGCAAGCAAATGCAACAGTTATGAAAATGTATCTCCCGATACCTTTACCTATAGCTCCCCGGTGGGCTTCTTTAGCGCCGGGCAAAGCCCTTACGGTGTTTATGACATGGCTGGAAATGTTTTGGAGTGGGTGAACGACTGGTATCAAAGCGACTACTACAGCGTCAGCCCGGCCAGCAACCCCACCGGGCCAACCACGGGAACTTATCGCGTGCTTCGCGGCGGCAGCTTCTACGTCAGCGACGGCAATTGCCGCGTTGCCTACCGGACCGTCTACGCCCCGGACAACAGGTACCTCAGCATAGGGTTCCGGCTCGTTCGGTAATCTAAATAGCGATTTCTGTGTGCTGAAATATTGTATTCTGTAAGCATGAGGTTTCGCATAGCGGAACCTCATGCCGTAAAAATTTATGAAAACCCACAACCACCTTTACCGGAATGCGCTTGTAAACCCCGCCCCAGCAAGAGCGCAGGCAAAAATATTATGCCCAATGAATCCCTAGCCC belongs to candidate division TA06 bacterium and includes:
- a CDS encoding SUMF1/EgtB/PvdO family nonheme iron enzyme — translated: MFKKLILPCVAIVTIALLCLLAGCSKKNPASAPPPPSDQIVYSENLILPETTSTFQSASWHGDSLYLYFSSSSKPKVNIGDIVLGQYEGGYLRRIYGIIDTTGSKLFLSTKQATMKDIIKSGVIDTVANIQPKAYSSIGKCKNVEYAVKTDDGQSLKMATEIDGGYVKPKDLGFEVKLYGVRIIIEDQDTIRLDSLAFTGTIGMTIKARYGVSGVEYLKVAFTRSMTLQAAPVLKKISLLNYRFKKTIVEMPIGGFVIFGIPIFVNLEPQWCIDAKLASVSLSIPSVGCTITGTEGLEYNNGTISPVASVGLNPFISTPQLNISSKAELGLPVHLDVTFKVVNVAGGGLGAGPLGYVTFDPITTSLDYGVLCELRPVFLFKIFGVGVDYSFVAYQYKKSFAPSGSTNKPPIIGAFTANPTNGYRPLNVRFTYAVSDSDGDNLSRVIKYSANDSSILSSNSGYLDHTFNATGIYDVDFIVSDGKTGGTVYSNVAITVSDSSSNNPPLLNMSVNPQYGNAPLTASVGYNVSDPDGDMAVTYISYGEGKTDTLTQQSGSKTHVYNNTGQYKVKITSSDGRGGIARDSVFVNVSQSSSIAIEWISIPAGNFKMGSLPGDPYAQTDELPQHTVYLDAFQISKYEITNGQYKVFLDAGGYSNSAYWTADGWNWRTTNSITEPYWWSTGNYNSGTAFPNHPVMGVSWYEAYAFCNWAGGSLPTEAQWEKAARGTDSTNYWPWGSAWDASKCNSYENVSPDTFTYSSPVGFFSAGQSPYGVYDMAGNVLEWVNDWYQSDYYSVSPASNPTGPTTGTYRVLRGGSFYVSDGNCRVAYRTVYAPDNRYLSIGFRLVR